The Gemmatimonadales bacterium DNA window TGCCGGCGCCGCGGGCCGGAGCGTGCGCCTGGAACAACGGGTCGATCCGCACGGTGCCGGTGAACCAGTCCACCGGTCCCCTCGCGGAAGGCTGCGAGCCACTGCGTGTGATTTCCATCAGAGACCCGTCCTCTTCTCCAGGTGTTCGGGATAACGCGCCCCCTGGATCGCGATCTTCGCAGCGGCGCCATCGATCTCCCGCAGATCGCCCGGCGTCAGTTCGACGTCCGCGGCGCCGATATTCTCTTCGAGCCGGGTGAGCTTCGTCGTGCCCGGGATCGGCGCAATCCACGGCTTCTGCGCGAGCAGCCAGGCCAGCGCGAGCTGCGCCGGGGTGGCGCGCTTGCGGGCGGCGAACCGCTTGAGCCACTCGACGAACGCGAGGTTCGCCTTGCGATTCTCGGCGGTGAATCGCGGCACGACGTTCCGGAAGTCCGATTTGTCGAACGTCGTCGTTTCGTCGATCTTGCCGGTCAGGTAGCCCTTGCCGAGCGGGCTGAACGGCACGAAGCCGATGCCCAGCTCCTCGAGGGTCGGGATGATCTCCTCTTCCGGCGTCCGCCACCACAGCGAGTACTCGCTCTGCAGGGCCGCGACCGGCTGCACGGCGTGCGCGCGGCGGATGGTCTTCGCACCGGCCTCCGACATTCCGAAGTGCCGCACCTTGCCGGCCCCGATCAGGTCCTTCACCGCACCGGCCACGTCCTCGATCGGCACGGCCGGGTCCACGCGATGCTGGTAGAACAGGTCGATCGCATCCACCTTGAGGCGCTTGAGCGAGGCGTCGGCGACCGCCTTGACATGCTCGGGACGACTGTTGGTCCCGCTCTGACCGCCGCCGGGCCCGAACTCGAAGCCGAACTTGGTCGCGATGACGACCTGGCCCTTGAACGGCGCCAGCGCTTCGCCGACCAGCTCCTCGTTGGCGTATGGTCCATACGCTTCCGCTGTGTCGAAGAAGGTCACGCCGCGCTCGACCGCCCCGCGGATGAGGGCGATCATCTCCGTCTTGTCTGCCGCCGGACCGTAGCCGTAGCTCATCCCCATGCAGCCCAGGCCAAGCGCCGAGACCTCGAGACCGCTCTTTCCCAATGTGCGCTTCTGCATCGCTCCTCCCGCTGTGGCGATTACCGAACTCACAGTACCCCGCCGCCCAATCCGCCGGGTAGCTGGCAGAATCGGCATAGGTCTGTGAATATTGTTCATAAATGGCTCGCGACGATCTCAACGTGTTGTCGGCGCTCCTCTTGGTGGCGGAGGAGCGCAGCTTCACGCGGGCGGCGAAGCGGCTGGATGTGTCGCCCTCCGCCCTGAGCCATGCGATTCGCTCGCTGGAAGAACGGGTCGGAGTACGCCTGCTTGCGCGCACGACACGCAGCGTCGCCCCGACGGAAGCAGGCGAGGAGTTCCTCGCTCGCCTTCGCCCGGCACTCGGCGACATACGGGGGGCGCTGGACCTCCTGTCGGGCCGTCGAGATCTGCCAGCGGGACGCGTGCGGCTCCTGGTGGCCCCCATCGCCGCGATGACGGTGCTCGCGCCGAAGCTCGGGCGGTTCGCGCGGGAGTACCCCGATGTCGTACTGGACGTCACGACCGACGAGAACCGCATCGATCTCGTCGCCGGACGCTTCGATGCGGGAATCCACCTCGGCGAGTTCATCGAACGGGACATGATCGCGATCCGCGTGTCCCGCGAGCTCACGCCGGCCATCGTCGGCTCGCCCGGCTACTTCAAGTCGCACCCGAAGCCGGCGTCCCCGCGCGACCTGACGAGCCACCGGTGCATCAATTTCCGACACGGATCCGGCCCCGTGTACCGCTGGGAGCTCGACAAGGAAGACGAGTCCCTCTCCGTCGCGGTCAGCGGCCCGCTCATCGTCGACGACGTCGACGTGATGCTGCGGGCGGCGGTGGACGGCGTGGGGCTCGCGTACACGACGGTGGAGCACGCCGGAGAGCAACTCGCGAGCGGGAAGCTCCTCCGGGTGCTCTCCGACTGGTGCCCACCCTTCCCGGGCTTCTACCTCTACTACCCCAGCCGGCGGCAGCTGCCGGCGGCGCTCGCGGCGCTGATCGAGACCCTGCGCCTGTAGCTGAAGCGGGGGAAGGTGGGCTGCGCCAGGTGATTGGGCGGCGGTGCCATCGCAATGCCGTGCGACCGTTGCTTCATGCCGGGCATCTTACGGGCGGGAGTTCGGTGCGTCTC harbors:
- a CDS encoding aldo/keto reductase, whose product is MNNIHRPMPILPATRRIGRRGTVSSVIATAGGAMQKRTLGKSGLEVSALGLGCMGMSYGYGPAADKTEMIALIRGAVERGVTFFDTAEAYGPYANEELVGEALAPFKGQVVIATKFGFEFGPGGGQSGTNSRPEHVKAVADASLKRLKVDAIDLFYQHRVDPAVPIEDVAGAVKDLIGAGKVRHFGMSEAGAKTIRRAHAVQPVAALQSEYSLWWRTPEEEIIPTLEELGIGFVPFSPLGKGYLTGKIDETTTFDKSDFRNVVPRFTAENRKANLAFVEWLKRFAARKRATPAQLALAWLLAQKPWIAPIPGTTKLTRLEENIGAADVELTPGDLREIDGAAAKIAIQGARYPEHLEKRTGL
- a CDS encoding LysR family transcriptional regulator; this encodes MARDDLNVLSALLLVAEERSFTRAAKRLDVSPSALSHAIRSLEERVGVRLLARTTRSVAPTEAGEEFLARLRPALGDIRGALDLLSGRRDLPAGRVRLLVAPIAAMTVLAPKLGRFAREYPDVVLDVTTDENRIDLVAGRFDAGIHLGEFIERDMIAIRVSRELTPAIVGSPGYFKSHPKPASPRDLTSHRCINFRHGSGPVYRWELDKEDESLSVAVSGPLIVDDVDVMLRAAVDGVGLAYTTVEHAGEQLASGKLLRVLSDWCPPFPGFYLYYPSRRQLPAALAALIETLRL